The Polaribacter tangerinus genome has a segment encoding these proteins:
- a CDS encoding oligosaccharide flippase family protein — translation MNIFKSLNTNNQIILKNFSYLTLMKFFNIGVKIVLAAYLIRILGSEKYGLITWLDSVIQYFIMIVNFGFNIYAAKYIVENKDKSIKINEIVSSIFIIKGVLFIMSLLSIFLLVNFESFSAYKTFLLLLMFAGIGEVLFPVWYFQGIENLKPAVFIVFLSRIFLLVGTIVFVNSKYSLLSYIILFVISSILIGVSGVFYLFKYHKIKIVLLPANKLIRYFKESLPFFIGRFLSLVFNFGTIFFIGKFCELEQVAGFDSSLKIVMLGVIPFEMLQQAVFPTISRTKNKNILNKIVYASLIIGSFIGLITYILSDSLMLLYGGNEMLEYSSVLKFLSILSPFVALTFVLGTCSLVAFGYYKEYNFSLIFTSVIYIVILLLLFMLDKLNFWSLIYLRVFGDVLMVLIRFYFSVKRKTIILFKHN, via the coding sequence ATGAATATTTTTAAATCTTTGAATACTAACAATCAAATTATATTAAAAAATTTCTCGTATTTAACATTAATGAAATTTTTTAATATAGGTGTTAAAATAGTTTTAGCCGCGTATTTAATTAGAATTCTTGGAAGTGAAAAATATGGATTAATTACATGGTTAGATTCTGTTATTCAATACTTTATAATGATTGTCAACTTTGGATTTAATATTTATGCAGCTAAATATATTGTAGAGAACAAAGATAAATCAATAAAAATTAACGAAATAGTTTCCTCAATTTTTATTATAAAGGGGGTATTATTTATAATGTCTTTATTAAGTATTTTTCTTTTAGTAAATTTTGAATCATTTTCAGCATATAAAACTTTTTTATTGTTATTAATGTTTGCAGGTATAGGAGAAGTGTTATTTCCGGTTTGGTATTTTCAAGGAATTGAAAATCTAAAACCAGCAGTATTTATTGTTTTTTTATCAAGAATATTTCTTCTTGTTGGAACTATAGTTTTTGTGAATTCAAAGTATAGCTTATTGTCTTATATAATTTTATTTGTTATATCTTCAATATTAATTGGGGTTTCAGGAGTGTTTTATCTTTTTAAATATCATAAAATAAAAATAGTATTACTACCAGCTAATAAATTAATCCGCTATTTTAAGGAATCATTACCTTTTTTTATTGGTAGGTTTTTATCTTTAGTTTTTAACTTCGGTACAATTTTTTTTATTGGTAAATTTTGCGAATTAGAACAAGTAGCTGGTTTTGATTCTAGTTTAAAAATAGTAATGTTAGGTGTTATTCCTTTTGAAATGTTACAACAAGCTGTTTTTCCAACAATATCTAGAACTAAAAATAAAAATATACTAAATAAGATAGTATATGCATCACTAATAATAGGCAGCTTTATTGGTTTAATAACATATATATTGTCTGATAGTTTAATGCTTTTATATGGAGGTAATGAAATGCTTGAGTATTCATCAGTTTTAAAGTTTCTGTCTATTCTATCACCATTTGTAGCATTAACATTTGTATTAGGTACTTGTTCATTAGTGGCGTTTGGTTACTATAAAGAATATAATTTTTCTTTAATTTTTACATCAGTAATTTATATAGTTATTTTACTACTATTATTTATGCTTGATAAGTTAAATTTTTGGAGTTTAATATACCTAAGAGTTTTTGGCGATGTATTAATGGTTCTAATTAGGTTTTATTTTTCAGTAAAAAGAAAAACTATAATACTATTTAAACATAATTAA
- the rfbC gene encoding dTDP-4-dehydrorhamnose 3,5-epimerase, giving the protein MKVTETFLKGCFILEPTVFGDKRGSFIEAFNKKTFQEKTSLEVNFVQDNQSISQKGVLRGLHMQKGKYAQAKLVRVIRGSVLDVVVDVRQDSPTFGKHFSIELSGENNKQLFIPRGFLHGFVTLENNTIFSYKCDNYYNKNEETGVIYNDKTLNIDWRLKEEEIILSEKDKELKLVKDFTSSIFKTNKTVLTYGTFDLLHYGHIEILKRASKLGDKLVVGLSTDEFNIIKGKECKIPYSKRKEFLESLEFVDLVIPEVSWEQKIEDVKNTKADIFLMGDDWAGKFDFLQEYCEVIYLPRTVDISTTKLKKSFNNK; this is encoded by the coding sequence ATGAAAGTAACAGAAACTTTTTTAAAAGGTTGTTTTATTCTTGAACCTACTGTTTTTGGTGATAAAAGAGGTAGTTTTATAGAAGCTTTTAACAAGAAAACATTTCAAGAAAAAACAAGTTTAGAGGTAAATTTTGTACAAGACAATCAGTCTATTTCTCAAAAAGGTGTTTTAAGAGGTTTGCATATGCAAAAAGGAAAATATGCTCAAGCAAAATTAGTAAGAGTAATTCGTGGTAGCGTTTTAGATGTTGTGGTAGATGTTAGGCAAGATTCGCCAACTTTTGGTAAGCATTTTTCTATTGAATTATCAGGCGAGAATAACAAACAACTTTTTATTCCAAGAGGATTTTTACACGGTTTTGTAACTTTAGAAAACAATACTATTTTTTCTTATAAATGTGATAATTACTACAATAAAAATGAAGAAACTGGAGTTATATACAACGATAAAACTTTAAATATAGATTGGCGTTTAAAAGAAGAGGAAATTATTTTATCTGAAAAAGATAAAGAGTTAAAATTAGTTAAGGATTTTACCAGTAGTATTTTTAAAACTAATAAAACAGTATTAACATATGGTACCTTTGATTTGTTGCATTATGGCCATATTGAAATTCTAAAAAGAGCAAGTAAATTAGGTGATAAACTAGTAGTTGGTTTGTCAACAGATGAATTTAATATTATAAAAGGTAAAGAGTGTAAAATACCTTATTCAAAAAGAAAAGAATTTTTGGAATCATTAGAATTTGTTGATTTAGTAATACCAGAAGTCAGTTGGGAACAAAAAATTGAAGATGTAAAAAATACAAAAGCTGATATTTTTTTAATGGGAGATGATTGGGCTGGTAAATTTGATTTTTTACAAGAATACTGTGAAGTAATATATTTACCAAGAACAGTAGATATTTCTACAACAAAGCTTAAAAAATCATTTAATAACAAATAA
- the rfbA gene encoding glucose-1-phosphate thymidylyltransferase RfbA: MKGIVLAGGSGTRLHPLTLAVSKQLMPVYDKPMIYYPISTLISAGIKDILIISTPQDVPLFKKLLGDGSKIGCNFRYAEQEHPNGLAEAFIIGEEFIENDSVALILGDNIFYGTGLSELLKNSTNPDGGIVYAYHVNDPKRYGVIEFDENENAISIEEKPAIPKSNYAVPGIYFYDNKVVDIAKSIVPSKRGELEITAVNNAYLKQGKLAVKILDNGTAWLDTGTFNSLMQASQFVQVIEERQGLKVGAIEEAAYKAGFINKQQLLALTKPYLKSGYSSNLFKL; encoded by the coding sequence ATGAAAGGAATAGTATTAGCAGGAGGTTCAGGAACAAGGTTACATCCATTAACATTGGCAGTTAGCAAACAGTTAATGCCAGTGTATGATAAACCGATGATTTATTATCCGATATCTACATTGATTTCTGCCGGCATAAAAGATATTTTAATCATTTCAACGCCACAAGATGTCCCTTTATTCAAAAAATTATTAGGTGATGGATCTAAAATTGGTTGTAATTTTAGATATGCAGAGCAAGAACATCCTAACGGATTGGCAGAAGCCTTTATAATAGGAGAGGAATTTATAGAAAATGATTCTGTTGCATTAATTTTAGGGGATAATATTTTTTATGGAACAGGATTGTCTGAATTATTAAAAAATAGTACAAACCCCGATGGAGGTATCGTGTATGCATATCATGTAAACGATCCGAAAAGATATGGTGTTATTGAGTTTGATGAGAATGAGAACGCAATTTCAATTGAAGAAAAACCAGCAATTCCAAAATCTAATTATGCAGTTCCAGGAATTTATTTTTATGATAATAAAGTGGTAGATATTGCCAAAAGTATTGTACCAAGTAAAAGAGGAGAATTGGAAATTACAGCCGTAAATAATGCCTATTTAAAACAAGGAAAACTTGCTGTAAAAATTTTAGATAACGGAACCGCTTGGTTAGATACAGGTACTTTTAATTCTTTAATGCAAGCTAGCCAATTTGTGCAAGTTATAGAGGAAAGGCAAGGTTTAAAAGTAGGGGCAATAGAAGAGGCTGCATACAAAGCTGGCTTTATTAACAAACAACAATTACTAGCCTTAACAAAACCTTATTTAAAAAGTGGCTATTCTAGTAATTTATTTAAGCTCTAA
- the rfbB gene encoding dTDP-glucose 4,6-dehydratase, with product MQTILVTGGAGFIGANFITYFLDSNKEYNIVNLDALTYAGSLNNLKEVENSERYIFVKGDICDKNLVEKLFDEYRFSAVIHFAAESHVDNSITNPEAFVSTNVLGTFTLLDVARNFWLESPNTFKNGFEKARFHHISTDEVYGTLDDTGLFTEKTPYAPNSPYSASKASSDFLVRSYFHTYGMNVVTTNCSNNYGPKQHDEKLIPTIIRNAILGNEIPIYGDGKNIRDWLYVLDHCKGIELVFKTGKSGETYNIGGNNERNNLYIANRICSILDKIHPKLTSYKEQITFVEDRAGHDFRYAIDASKITKELAWKASENFESGIEKTVQWYLKKYQ from the coding sequence ATGCAAACAATTCTTGTTACAGGTGGTGCAGGTTTTATAGGTGCTAATTTTATAACTTATTTTTTAGATAGCAATAAAGAATATAATATTGTAAATTTAGATGCATTAACTTATGCAGGAAGTTTAAATAATTTAAAAGAAGTTGAGAATTCTGAGAGGTATATTTTTGTAAAAGGAGATATTTGTGATAAAAATTTAGTAGAAAAACTTTTTGATGAGTATCGTTTTTCTGCGGTTATTCATTTTGCAGCAGAATCTCATGTAGACAATTCTATTACAAACCCAGAAGCATTTGTAAGCACCAATGTTTTAGGAACATTCACTTTATTAGACGTCGCTAGAAATTTTTGGTTGGAGTCTCCGAATACTTTCAAAAACGGTTTTGAGAAAGCAAGATTTCATCATATATCTACAGATGAAGTTTATGGTACATTAGATGATACAGGTTTATTTACAGAAAAAACACCTTATGCTCCCAATAGCCCCTATAGTGCATCGAAAGCATCTTCAGATTTTTTGGTGAGAAGTTATTTTCATACCTATGGCATGAATGTAGTAACTACCAATTGCTCAAATAATTATGGTCCGAAACAACACGACGAAAAGTTGATTCCAACAATTATTAGAAATGCTATTTTAGGTAATGAAATTCCTATTTATGGAGATGGAAAAAACATAAGAGATTGGTTGTATGTTTTAGATCATTGTAAAGGTATCGAGTTGGTTTTTAAAACTGGTAAGTCTGGAGAAACTTATAATATTGGAGGAAATAATGAACGTAATAATTTATATATAGCAAACAGAATTTGTTCCATTCTAGATAAAATTCATCCAAAGTTAACATCATATAAAGAACAAATTACTTTTGTAGAAGACCGAGCAGGTCACGATTTTAGATACGCAATAGATGCATCAAAAATAACAAAAGAATTGGCTTGGAAAGCATCAGAAAATTTTGAGTCTGGCATTGAAAAAACAGTTCAATGGTATTTAAAAAAATATCAATAA
- a CDS encoding CDP-glycerol glycerophosphotransferase family protein: protein MIHLFIIIIRFFFKPNKKFIIYHSFPNFSDNCFAFFCYVINNHKQYKNIWFITGSNREKYNQLITNYTTSSNYVIVKKKSILGVYYFCKSKYIFFTHGLFNEISLSTKQINVNLWHGMPLKNIGYLDQNNRVPKSNFVIATSKLFQKIMSQAFLIKNDNVLITGQPRNDFILEKNFSLYNLTGEEKINFNKTVLWMPTYRKSKIGDLRKDGAEDQMNDFFEEIFLIKLNEFFKSINSKCFIKIHPMDYLGITDFKTFSNLTFLNNDSFEQKGISLYSVLQNTDLLLTDFSSIYIDYLLLNKPIGFIISDFEQYSNSRGFVFDNPKKYMPGEIISSKKELIFFLQKTLLEQEDDFSEIRKNIRDIFHSFENNFSEKVFNTIFK from the coding sequence ATGATTCATTTATTTATTATCATTATTCGATTTTTTTTTAAACCAAACAAAAAATTTATTATTTACCATAGTTTTCCTAATTTTTCAGATAATTGCTTTGCTTTTTTTTGTTATGTTATTAATAATCATAAGCAATATAAAAATATATGGTTTATAACAGGTAGTAATAGAGAAAAATACAATCAATTAATTACAAACTATACAACTTCTTCAAATTATGTAATTGTTAAAAAAAAATCGATACTTGGAGTTTATTACTTTTGTAAATCAAAATATATTTTTTTTACTCATGGTCTTTTTAATGAGATAAGCCTATCTACAAAACAAATAAATGTTAATTTATGGCATGGAATGCCACTAAAAAACATTGGGTATTTGGATCAAAATAATAGAGTTCCTAAATCTAATTTTGTAATTGCTACATCTAAGTTGTTTCAAAAAATAATGTCACAAGCTTTTTTAATAAAAAATGATAATGTATTGATTACAGGACAACCAAGAAATGATTTTATTTTAGAAAAAAATTTTAGTCTTTATAATTTAACAGGAGAAGAAAAAATCAATTTTAATAAAACCGTACTTTGGATGCCAACCTATAGAAAATCTAAGATTGGAGATTTAAGGAAAGATGGAGCAGAAGACCAAATGAATGATTTTTTTGAAGAAATTTTTTTAATCAAACTAAATGAATTTTTTAAATCTATAAATTCCAAATGCTTTATAAAAATCCATCCAATGGATTATTTAGGCATTACTGATTTTAAAACATTTTCTAACTTAACATTTTTAAATAATGATAGTTTTGAACAAAAAGGGATTTCTTTATATTCAGTTTTACAAAATACGGATTTATTATTGACAGATTTCTCATCAATTTATATAGACTACCTTTTACTAAATAAACCAATTGGTTTTATTATTTCAGATTTTGAACAATATTCAAATTCTAGGGGCTTTGTTTTTGATAATCCCAAAAAATATATGCCAGGAGAAATTATCTCCTCCAAAAAAGAGTTAATATTTTTTTTACAAAAAACATTATTAGAACAAGAAGATGATTTTTCAGAAATTAGAAAAAATATTAGAGATATTTTTCATTCATTTGAGAATAATTTTTCTGAAAAAGTTTTTAATACTATTTTTAAATAA
- a CDS encoding DUF6909 family protein gives MSEIKKIARTRAQESTNAIEKLYISMRHLFSRGFYKPMGISGETLRKSLLLLRPEIYGSIAEDRVELNGLIYVIERLPEGIEECQFINLTADEGYKNSHFKSIIPPKRRRNCYRIDKDQMNIEITRGRSEIYDILTHLTFLFIESHKIQARVTLNDGEDFTREWRHLQDLVVHHKKLSDQEREVVIVHLGNILGRTFDEVLSIYKALSTEKNPDRFFQLIYWLGQLAINEVVENKKRTITFSSVLVQEIGHHIYGEIWANTIKGVLNDNGLLDRPIHIISANMHSVLNSIYAKNALPTESKNLKGFELYQLLSNSNSKPLQAKVKDFASKNGLYYVKDTSGTNINVQIIDIAKINFNVLTFSKKQEIKENAVIIVMDYAFGEQAYETMDELLKPYTCKKGVKTHLNVKSVSIMGKAGILEGGKGDIMIPTSHIFEGTADNYPFKNELKKEDLEGFGIQVFDGAMISVLGTSLQNKDLLSFFHDSTWSVIGLEMEGAHYQKAIQSASKIRGNISEDVKVRYAYYASDNPLETGATLASGGLGMTGVTPTYAITQKILEQIFNS, from the coding sequence ATGTCAGAAATTAAAAAAATAGCCAGAACCAGAGCACAAGAATCTACCAATGCCATAGAAAAACTTTACATTTCTATGCGACATTTATTTAGCAGAGGTTTTTACAAGCCAATGGGAATTTCAGGAGAAACTTTGCGAAAATCCTTACTACTCTTAAGACCAGAAATTTACGGTTCAATTGCAGAAGATCGTGTAGAATTAAATGGTTTAATTTATGTAATAGAAAGACTTCCAGAAGGAATAGAAGAATGTCAGTTTATTAATTTAACGGCAGACGAAGGATATAAAAATTCTCATTTTAAGTCTATCATTCCGCCAAAAAGGCGAAGAAATTGTTATAGAATAGACAAAGATCAAATGAATATTGAAATTACCAGAGGAAGATCTGAAATTTATGATATTTTAACGCATCTTACTTTTTTATTTATAGAATCTCACAAAATACAGGCAAGAGTAACTTTAAATGATGGCGAAGATTTTACAAGAGAATGGAGGCATTTGCAAGATTTGGTAGTGCATCATAAAAAGTTATCCGACCAAGAAAGAGAAGTTGTAATTGTTCATTTAGGTAATATTTTAGGAAGAACTTTTGATGAAGTTTTAAGCATTTATAAAGCGTTATCTACAGAAAAAAATCCCGATAGATTTTTTCAACTCATTTATTGGTTAGGTCAATTAGCTATTAACGAAGTAGTAGAAAATAAAAAAAGAACCATTACATTTAGCTCTGTATTGGTGCAAGAAATAGGCCATCATATTTATGGAGAAATTTGGGCAAATACTATAAAAGGTGTTTTAAATGATAACGGATTATTAGATAGACCCATACATATTATTAGTGCAAATATGCACAGTGTTTTAAATTCTATATATGCTAAAAATGCATTGCCAACAGAAAGTAAAAATTTAAAAGGGTTTGAATTATATCAATTATTAAGTAATTCTAACAGCAAACCTTTACAAGCAAAAGTGAAAGATTTTGCCTCTAAAAATGGGTTGTACTATGTAAAAGATACTTCTGGCACAAATATAAATGTACAAATTATAGATATAGCTAAAATAAATTTTAATGTTTTAACGTTCTCTAAAAAGCAAGAAATAAAAGAAAATGCAGTAATCATTGTAATGGATTATGCATTCGGAGAGCAGGCTTATGAAACGATGGACGAGTTGCTAAAACCATATACTTGCAAAAAAGGAGTAAAAACTCACTTAAACGTAAAATCGGTTTCCATAATGGGAAAAGCGGGTATTTTAGAAGGAGGTAAAGGAGATATCATGATTCCTACGTCACATATTTTTGAAGGAACAGCAGATAATTATCCTTTTAAGAATGAATTAAAAAAAGAAGATTTAGAAGGTTTTGGTATACAAGTTTTTGATGGAGCCATGATTTCAGTATTAGGAACATCTTTGCAAAACAAAGATTTACTCAGCTTTTTTCATGATTCTACTTGGAGTGTAATTGGTTTAGAAATGGAAGGAGCACATTATCAAAAAGCCATACAGTCTGCCTCTAAAATTAGAGGAAACATTTCTGAAGACGTAAAAGTAAGATACGCTTATTACGCTTCAGATAACCCTCTAGAAACCGGAGCAACATTAGCATCTGGAGGTCTTGGAATGACGGGAGTTACGCCAACATATGCAATCACACAAAAAATATTAGAACAAATTTTTAATAGTTAG
- a CDS encoding oligosaccharide repeat unit polymerase: MDIISSFSDSGGFTLTPYFRIVLLLFTACFFILDIINIRFPLSFKKNISYQKLFVFGWLSFASVSVIIGLVNKNPILYVATDFIYIAFGATLFFIIDSNKAKFILNYSRFYLFSMLLLSLGYICLFFNIKAPAILLILMAIVSFIKILNGKTISAIFILIPYFLLVVSTNRTQIIIFFLLFFIFLLKKIRTVYTSRAVIFFGLIFMILIYLLKEQILEMALLVINPKGNIGYRINQIAIIFNKGIDYSNPFFISIVQRITEAKIVVKYWTSDIFTFIFGLGSGGTIDGSMFYSDSSVLNSSLLGAKRVHNIHLLPFSLIFRYGLIGLIFFFILLRIVYQSFIKVLNEDNNIGKIFWNLFLISWLIFSMPASSYLWSMPVFWISLAFTNK; the protein is encoded by the coding sequence TTGGATATTATTTCTTCCTTTTCTGATAGTGGAGGTTTTACTCTAACCCCTTATTTTAGGATAGTTTTATTACTATTTACTGCATGTTTTTTTATTTTAGATATTATTAACATTAGGTTTCCTCTTAGCTTTAAGAAAAATATATCTTATCAAAAATTATTTGTTTTTGGATGGTTATCTTTTGCTAGTGTATCAGTGATTATAGGTTTAGTCAATAAAAATCCTATTTTATATGTTGCTACAGATTTTATATATATAGCTTTTGGAGCAACTTTATTTTTTATAATAGACAGTAACAAAGCTAAGTTTATTTTAAATTATAGTAGATTTTATTTGTTTTCAATGCTTTTATTATCTCTAGGATATATATGTCTTTTTTTTAATATTAAAGCACCAGCTATATTACTAATATTAATGGCTATAGTTAGCTTTATTAAAATACTAAATGGTAAAACCATAAGTGCTATTTTTATACTAATACCTTATTTTCTATTAGTAGTTTCTACCAATAGAACTCAGATTATTATTTTTTTTTTATTGTTTTTTATTTTCTTGTTAAAGAAAATTAGAACCGTTTATACAAGTAGAGCTGTTATCTTTTTTGGTTTAATTTTTATGATTTTAATCTATCTGTTAAAAGAACAAATTTTGGAAATGGCATTACTCGTTATTAATCCTAAGGGTAATATTGGTTACAGAATAAATCAAATTGCTATTATATTTAATAAGGGTATAGATTATTCTAATCCCTTTTTCATTTCAATAGTACAGAGAATAACTGAAGCCAAAATAGTTGTAAAATATTGGACTAGTGATATTTTTACCTTTATATTTGGATTAGGTTCTGGTGGTACAATTGATGGTAGTATGTTTTATAGTGATAGTTCAGTATTAAATTCATCTTTATTAGGTGCAAAAAGAGTCCATAATATACATTTATTACCATTTTCATTAATATTTAGATATGGACTCATAGGATTGATATTCTTTTTTATTTTACTTAGAATAGTATATCAATCTTTTATAAAAGTATTAAATGAAGATAATAATATTGGAAAAATATTTTGGAACTTATTTTTAATATCTTGGCTAATATTTTCTATGCCTGCATCCTCTTATTTATGGAGTATGCCTGTCTTTTGGATTAGTCTAGCCTTTACGAATAAATAA
- a CDS encoding S41 family peptidase — protein MRKIKMNKKGTIILLLVTVFVTFSFQSKFFEIAKQIEIYTTLFKELNMYYVGEINPAEITTKAITNTLKDLDPYTNFYNEQDVETAKIRRAGEYGGIGVAVFYVDKGIQIKEVYKGFAADKAGLKPGDIITFVDNQPLQNMNSAQLSMLLKGTPNSVFSVKIERQGQTFEKEITREKVIVNPVPFAEMVDEKTGYITLTRFNEKASFEVEKAYHKLKKAGMNRLILDLRYNPGGSLLESIRIANFFLPKGKTVVTTKAKIKKWSNTYKTKNDPLDLEIPIVVLINERSASASEIVSGSLQDYDRAVIMGNRSFGKGLVQRYRPLVYGTQLKVTISKYYTPSGRCIQELDYENRDPKTGKVPKFSDRGKMSFTTQNGRTVYDGGGVMPDVVIENNTKSKTTNALVKSKAIFNYATHYYYKNPVLSSVASFTFKNDDFRDFTSYLKTDTTFVTSEELLFKKAFVKASKNKEIIKSYNTIKEALYKNKIDSISKNKEIVLRLLTEEILERYVYKEGVYKYNLTNDKTISKAVTLLKDQEKYQNILSGK, from the coding sequence ATGAGAAAAATAAAAATGAATAAAAAAGGAACAATTATTTTATTGTTGGTTACCGTATTTGTTACATTTTCATTTCAGTCTAAATTTTTTGAAATAGCCAAGCAAATAGAAATTTATACGACCTTGTTTAAGGAGCTAAATATGTATTATGTAGGAGAAATTAATCCTGCAGAAATAACCACAAAAGCCATTACAAATACATTAAAAGATTTAGATCCTTACACAAATTTTTATAACGAACAAGATGTAGAAACAGCCAAAATTAGAAGAGCAGGCGAGTATGGTGGTATTGGTGTAGCTGTTTTTTATGTTGATAAAGGAATACAAATTAAAGAAGTTTATAAGGGTTTTGCTGCAGATAAAGCGGGTTTAAAGCCAGGAGACATTATAACATTTGTAGATAATCAACCTTTACAGAACATGAATTCAGCGCAACTTTCTATGCTTTTAAAAGGAACTCCTAACAGTGTTTTTTCTGTAAAAATAGAAAGACAAGGACAAACGTTTGAAAAGGAAATTACCAGAGAAAAAGTGATTGTAAATCCGGTACCATTTGCAGAAATGGTTGACGAAAAAACAGGATATATAACCTTAACACGATTTAATGAAAAAGCCTCATTTGAAGTAGAAAAAGCGTATCATAAATTAAAGAAAGCAGGTATGAATCGATTGATTTTAGATTTGCGTTATAACCCTGGTGGCTCTTTACTAGAATCTATTCGGATTGCTAATTTTTTCTTACCAAAAGGAAAAACAGTAGTTACTACAAAAGCCAAAATTAAAAAATGGAGCAATACCTATAAAACTAAAAACGACCCTTTAGATTTAGAAATTCCTATAGTTGTATTGATAAATGAACGATCTGCTTCGGCATCTGAAATTGTTAGTGGTTCTTTACAAGACTACGATAGAGCAGTAATTATGGGAAATCGTTCTTTTGGTAAAGGACTAGTGCAGCGTTACAGACCTTTAGTTTATGGTACACAATTAAAGGTAACAATCTCTAAATATTATACTCCTAGCGGACGCTGCATACAAGAGTTAGATTATGAAAACAGAGACCCTAAAACCGGTAAGGTGCCAAAGTTTTCTGACCGAGGAAAAATGTCTTTTACAACCCAAAATGGAAGAACTGTTTATGATGGTGGTGGCGTAATGCCAGATGTAGTTATAGAAAATAATACAAAGAGTAAAACAACAAATGCACTTGTAAAAAGTAAGGCTATTTTTAATTATGCAACACACTATTATTATAAAAACCCAGTGTTATCATCTGTAGCATCCTTCACTTTTAAAAATGATGATTTTAGAGACTTTACTAGTTATTTAAAAACAGACACCACTTTTGTAACCTCAGAAGAATTATTATTTAAAAAAGCGTTTGTAAAAGCTTCAAAAAACAAGGAAATTATTAAATCTTACAATACTATTAAAGAAGCATTGTACAAAAACAAAATTGATAGTATTTCTAAAAATAAAGAGATAGTTTTAAGGCTATTAACCGAAGAAATTTTAGAAAGGTATGTGTATAAAGAGGGCGTGTACAAATATAATCTTACCAATGATAAAACTATTTCTAAAGCAGTAACGTTGTTAAAAGATCAAGAAAAATATCAAAATATACTATCGGGCAAATAA